GGAATACATATCAAGACCGCCCCTTCGTCCACCGTGCCACAGACAAAAGCACAAACCCAAGAATAACCGACGTCCCTCCAAACAGCTGCGCCCACAAATAATCACCACCCTTCTTACTGATCAACGCCCCCGCAATCGGCGGCCCCGTAAGACAAGCAAAGCTGCCCACCGTAAACACCATTCCCACCCGAGAAGCCACTTTACTCAGATCCGTGGTCAGCTGAGACAGTGCCGACGGGAAAAGTGTCTGCACGGCATTCGCGCAGATACCGTATATCACGACAAAGCCGTAAAAGCCGCCCGTGGAGTGTACGCCGATCCAGCCGTATAGAAGAGCGGAGACGGCGCAGACGAATGGGAGTAGGGTGTTGAAGGTACCGAAGTAGTTGTCTGCTAAGAGGGAGGGAACAATTCGGCCTGGAACGCCGACAGCATTAAGGATCATGAGAAGGGTGAGGGAGTTATTCTCAGAGATGCCGATTATTTCTTTCCCGAAAGTGGTGGTCTGGCTGGTCAGCGTGAGTGATTAAGAGAAGGGGAAGGAAAGACATACGTAGAAATAAGCAATATAGACACCCCAAAGGGTAAAGAAGATCCCAATGGCAAAGAACAGGTACGTGGGCTCCTTGAACGCCTTTGGATCAACCAAAGGCCCCTTGGTACGTTTGAACTGCCGTGGCCGGGCCAACAAAACGATGAGCACCGAGTCAAAGACGATAATAAAACCCATCACCCGGATCGCCCAGGGATACCCGATCTTCGGCGACAGCTGTTGCGCGATCTGCATTTGTCAGTTGATCATCTCGCTCATGATGTCAGGTGCATAAACTCACAATAGGGAATACGACACCTCCAACCGGTGCCCCGCAAGCAGCGAGACTGAGTGCGAAAGCGCGCCGCTTCGTAAAGTACGTTGACACAAGTGCAATACACGGCGTGAAGAGGAGACCATTACCAATTCCCTGTACAATACCCTGCGAAAGCAGAAGCTGCCAGTACTGCGAAACCGCCGAGGTGGTAAACACCCCTAGAATCTGAAACCCGCAGCCAGCTACCAGCAGGTGACGCAAGTAT
This region of Aspergillus chevalieri M1 DNA, chromosome 4, nearly complete sequence genomic DNA includes:
- a CDS encoding uncharacterized protein (COG:G;~EggNog:ENOG410QDAJ;~InterPro:IPR011701,IPR036259;~TransMembrane:7 (o15-35i56-76o96-116i123-141o147-167i188-208o214-235i);~go_function: GO:0022857 - transmembrane transporter activity [Evidence IEA];~go_process: GO:0055085 - transmembrane transport [Evidence IEA]): MQIAQQLSPKIGYPWAIRVMGFIIVFDSVLIVLLARPRQFKRTKGPLVDPKAFKEPTYLFFAIGIFFTLWGVYIAYFYTTTFGKEIIGISENNSLTLLMILNAVGVPGRIVPSLLADNYFGTFNTLLPFVCAVSALLYGWIGVHSTGGFYGFVVIYGICANAVQTLFPSALSQLTTDLSKVASRVGMVFTVGSFACLTGPPIAGALISKKGGDYLWAQLFGGTSVILGFVLLSVARWTKGRS